From Oryza brachyantha chromosome 9, ObraRS2, whole genome shotgun sequence, a single genomic window includes:
- the LOC102717582 gene encoding uncharacterized protein LOC102717582, giving the protein MVHLPQHLGKLRREVKEEAVDAPAPFHKRSRLSLQQWSTDGASVSNQQSSQQEFLEEPSPLGLRLKKSPSLVDLIQMKLVQAGKAKDVQHGGTVSASEKLKASNFPGSLLKIGSWEWVSRYEGDLVAKCYFAKHKLVWEVLDGGLKSKIEIQWSDICAMKVVSPENEPGILEIALSRQPLFFRETNPQPRKHTLWQATSDFTGGQASMHRRHFLQCPPGMMNKHVEKLVHCDPRLYSLSQQNDINLDNPYFESKSSIFEDPESIKCQDFDHKDDGDQLAPQTFTELLPPHSASGRIDAEGRQQTETTDKLPLHLPGSVSGTQVIKQDAASGDCEQPESIYSWNGIKVPGIRRSMSKSEVANHIGNHIYRHMYSGNLPAVHRGDPTSSKVKLDGITRFLLGSSQIIDSGDGATGKLTFDELTKQLLNDSQITNTADERMLLTRVNSLYSLIQRDSGSGQTKPSSSSSIPGDNEMQDRKPQTSGSNASLPPRQESSGDLLTHLPRISSFPHFL; this is encoded by the exons ATGGTTCATCTGCCGCAGCACCTCGGGAAGCTGCGGCGGGAGGTCAAGGAGGAGGCGGTcgacgcgccggcgccgttccACAAGAGGTCCCGCCTTTCTCTGCAG CAATGGAGCACCGACGGTGCGAGTGTGTCCAATCAGCAGTCATCCCAGCAAGAGTTCCTTGAGGAGCCTAGCCCGCTGGGCTTGCGGCTGAAGAAGAGCCCCTCTCTGGTGGATTTGATCCAAATGAAGCTTGTGCAGGCTGGCAAGGCCAAAGATGTCCAGCATGGTGGAACTGTCAGTGCCTCAGAGAAATTGAAGGCTTCCAATTTCCCTGGTTCTCTTCTAAAAATTGGATCTTGGGAG TGGGTATCAAGGTATGAAGGAGATCTGGTTGCAAAATGCTATTTTGCGAAGCACAAACTTGTGTGGGAAGTACTGGATGGTGGTCTGAAGAGCAAGATTGAGATACAGTGGTCTGACATCTGTGCCATGAAGGTGGTTTCTCCAGAAAACGAACCTGGGATATTGGAGATTGCA TTGTCCCGGCAGCCACTTTTCTTTCGAGAAACCAATCCACAGCCACGGAAACACACTTTATGGCAGGCAACATCTGATTTCACTGGTGGACAGGCAAGCATGCACAG GAGGCATTTTCTTCAGTGCCCACCAGGAATGATGAATAAACATGTTGAGAAGCTCGTTCATTGCGACCCACGTCTATATTCACTAAGCCAGCAGAACGACATCAATTTGGATAATCCGTACTTTGAATCTAAGTCCTCTATATTTGAAGACCCGGAGAGCATAAAGTGCCAAGATTTTGATCATAAAGATGATGGCGATCAGTTAGCCCCCCAAACATTTACAGAACTGTTACCGCCTCATTCTGCATCAGGTAGGATAGATGCTGAAGGCAGACAGCAAACAGAAACAACAGACAAGTTACCTCTACATTTGCCTGGTTCAG TTAGTGGTACCCAAGTGATTAAACAAGATGCAGCTTCTGGTGATTGCGAACAGCCAGAAAGCATCTATAGTTGGAACGGTATCAAGGTGCCCGGGATAAGGCGCTCCATGTCCAAAAGCGAGGTTGCAAATCACATCGGGAATCATATCTACAGACACATGTACTCAGGGAACCTGCCTGCAGTTCATCGTGGCGATCCCACATCAAGTAAAGTAAAACTAGACGGGATCACCAGATTCCTGCTGGGCAGCTCTCAGATAATCGACAGTGGCGATGGCGCAACGGGTAAACTGACATTCGATGAGCTTACCAAACAACTCCTGAATGATTCCCAGATAACCAACACAGCTGATGAAAGAATGCTTTTGACAAGGGTGAACTCCCTCTACAGCCTGATTCAGAGAGATTCAGGCTCAGGTCAGACAAagcccagcagcagcagcagcattccTGGTGACAATGAGATGCAGGATAGGAAGCCCCAGACCTCTGGAAGCAATGCCTCGTTGCCGCCGAGGCAAGAATCGTCTGGGGATCTCTTGACGCACCTGCCGCGCATCTCATCGTTTCCTCACTTCTTGTGA